The proteins below come from a single Streptococcus canis genomic window:
- a CDS encoding YvcK family protein — protein MKNPKMTVIGGGTGIPVILKSLRNEAVDITAVVTVADDGGSSGELRNVMQLTPPGDLRNVLLAMSDMPKFYERVFQYRFNESDGALAGHPLGNLIIAGISEMQGSTYNAIQILTKFFHITGKIYPSSEQPLTLHAVFKDGHEVAGESSIAKYQGMIDHVYVTNTYNDQRPQASRKVVEAILDSDMIVLGPGSLFTSILPNLVIPEIKEALRQTKAEVVYICNIMTQYGETEQFSDADHVAVLNQHLGRDLIDTVLVNVQQVPRAYMNSNKFDEYLVQVDHDFAGLCKAAKRVISSNFLRLENGGAFHDGNLVVEELMNLVRLAKQ, from the coding sequence ATGAAAAATCCTAAAATGACTGTTATAGGTGGCGGTACTGGTATTCCCGTTATCCTAAAAAGCCTTCGTAACGAAGCTGTTGATATTACTGCCGTGGTCACTGTTGCAGATGATGGTGGTTCCTCAGGCGAACTCCGTAACGTCATGCAATTAACCCCGCCAGGGGACTTACGGAATGTCCTGCTAGCGATGAGTGACATGCCAAAATTTTATGAGCGGGTTTTCCAATACCGTTTTAACGAGAGTGACGGGGCCTTGGCTGGTCACCCTCTAGGCAATCTCATTATTGCTGGTATCTCTGAAATGCAAGGCTCAACCTACAATGCCATTCAAATTTTAACCAAATTTTTCCATATTACAGGTAAAATTTATCCTTCTAGCGAGCAGCCCCTGACCCTTCATGCTGTTTTTAAAGATGGTCATGAAGTAGCAGGAGAAAGTTCTATTGCCAAATACCAAGGCATGATTGACCATGTCTATGTGACCAATACTTACAACGATCAAAGACCTCAGGCCAGTCGTAAAGTGGTTGAGGCTATTTTAGACAGTGACATGATTGTCTTGGGGCCGGGTTCACTTTTTACCTCTATTTTACCTAATCTGGTTATTCCAGAAATTAAAGAAGCTTTGCGCCAGACTAAAGCAGAAGTGGTGTATATTTGTAATATTATGACCCAATATGGTGAAACGGAACAATTTTCAGATGCAGACCATGTGGCTGTTTTAAATCAGCACTTGGGAAGAGATTTGATTGATACGGTCTTGGTCAATGTGCAACAGGTGCCGCGAGCTTACATGAATTCCAATAAATTTGATGAATACCTCGTTCAGGTTGACCATGACTTTGCTGGTCTTTGCAAGGCCGCTAAGCGCGTGATTTCGTCTAATTTTTTGCGCTTGGAGAATGGCGGAGCCTTTCATGATGGCAACTTAGTGGTTGAAGAATTAATGAATTTAGTGAGGCTAGCCAAGCAATGA
- the whiA gene encoding DNA-binding protein WhiA — translation MSFTTKVKEELIHLSTGDNNELAAIIKLSGSLGLAHQRLHLSITTENAKIARYIYSLIEDAYVIVPEIRYHQKTNLRKNRVYTVYVEQGVETILADLKLADSFFGLETGIEPQVLSDDDAGRSYLKGAFLAAGSIRDPESGKYQLEIYSVYLDHAQDLAQLMQKFMLDAKTIEHKSGAVTYLQKAEDIMDFLIIVGAMSCKEDFEAIKILREARNDINRANNAETANIAKTISASMKTINNIIKIMDTIGLESLPMELQQVAQLRVKHPDYSIQQVADALEFPITKSGVNHRLRKINKIADDL, via the coding sequence ATGAGTTTTACAACGAAGGTCAAAGAGGAATTGATTCACTTGTCCACAGGTGATAACAATGAATTGGCTGCCATTATCAAATTGTCAGGCAGCTTGGGCTTAGCTCATCAAAGGTTGCATTTGTCCATTACCACTGAAAATGCTAAAATTGCCCGCTACATTTATTCCCTTATTGAAGACGCCTATGTTATCGTGCCAGAAATCCGGTATCATCAGAAGACGAACCTGCGCAAAAACCGTGTTTACACTGTCTATGTTGAACAAGGTGTGGAAACCATTTTAGCTGATTTAAAATTAGCTGATTCCTTTTTCGGTCTGGAAACAGGCATTGAACCTCAAGTCTTATCAGACGATGATGCTGGTCGTTCCTATCTTAAAGGGGCTTTTCTAGCGGCAGGTAGCATCAGAGATCCTGAGTCAGGCAAGTATCAGTTAGAAATTTATTCAGTTTATCTTGATCACGCTCAAGATTTGGCTCAACTAATGCAAAAATTTATGCTAGATGCCAAAACCATTGAGCATAAAAGCGGTGCGGTTACTTATCTGCAAAAAGCAGAAGACATCATGGACTTTTTAATTATAGTTGGTGCCATGTCCTGCAAAGAAGACTTTGAAGCCATCAAAATACTTAGGGAAGCTCGAAATGATATCAACCGTGCCAATAACGCAGAAACGGCTAATATTGCCAAAACCATCAGTGCCAGTATGAAAACCATTAATAATATTATTAAAATCATGGACACGATTGGGTTGGAAAGTTTACCGATGGAATTACAACAGGTGGCGCAACTGCGTGTTAAACACCCAGACTATTCCATTCAACAAGTTGCTGATGCCCTTGAGTTCCCGATTACCAAGAGTGGGGTCAACCATCGCTTGCGTAAAATTAATAAAATTGCGGACGATTTATAG
- a CDS encoding SIS domain-containing protein yields MFTKPQEALEALGAAITTKEIKQEPRLWQETMMFFEETRDSMVSFLERIYESADRNRIHVIFTGAGTSEYVGNTICPYLTKVGNRQRYLFDSIASTDLVAAPEYYLSKEETVLLVSFARSGNSPESVAAVNLVNQLVPNSYHLTITCAKDGELAKKAQQDERSYLYLMPEDANDAGFAMTGSFTCMMLAALLIFDDANSIAQKEAYVSDMVLAGQAVIDQVGRLQELADLGFDRLVYLGSAGLAKLTQEAQLKMLELTAGQVATLYESSMGFRHGPKSFINDRTLVIGFVNNDAYIRQYDLDMLEEIQADGIALKTLALLQGGDTDFSGDQFRLDTSHLLPDAYLAFPMILVAQTLALLTAVTLGNFPDTPSATGTVNRVVKGVTIHPYPSK; encoded by the coding sequence ATGTTTACAAAACCACAGGAAGCTTTGGAGGCCCTTGGTGCAGCTATCACTACCAAGGAAATTAAGCAAGAACCTCGTTTATGGCAAGAAACGATGATGTTTTTTGAAGAAACAAGAGATTCTATGGTCTCTTTTTTAGAGAGGATTTATGAAAGCGCTGACAGAAACAGGATTCACGTCATCTTTACAGGTGCGGGTACATCTGAGTACGTTGGTAATACCATTTGCCCTTACTTGACGAAGGTAGGAAATCGTCAGCGTTATCTCTTTGATAGCATTGCTTCAACCGATCTTGTTGCTGCCCCAGAATATTATTTATCCAAGGAAGAGACAGTTCTTTTAGTCTCCTTTGCAAGAAGTGGCAATAGTCCTGAAAGTGTAGCGGCTGTTAATCTGGTCAATCAACTGGTGCCAAATAGTTATCATTTAACCATTACCTGTGCCAAGGATGGGGAACTGGCGAAAAAGGCTCAGCAGGATGAGCGTTCTTACCTTTATTTGATGCCTGAAGATGCTAATGATGCTGGTTTTGCCATGACGGGGAGTTTTACCTGCATGATGTTGGCAGCGCTTTTGATTTTTGATGATGCTAACAGTATAGCTCAGAAAGAAGCTTATGTGTCGGATATGGTCCTTGCTGGGCAAGCTGTTATTGACCAAGTAGGACGGCTACAAGAGCTAGCTGATTTAGGATTTGACCGTTTAGTTTATCTAGGTTCTGCTGGTTTAGCCAAGTTAACCCAAGAAGCACAATTAAAAATGTTAGAATTGACTGCTGGACAAGTTGCAACTCTCTACGAGTCTTCTATGGGTTTTAGACATGGTCCAAAATCTTTTATTAATGACCGTACCTTAGTTATTGGATTTGTCAATAATGATGCTTACATCAGACAGTACGATTTGGACATGTTAGAGGAAATCCAAGCAGATGGCATTGCCCTTAAAACCTTGGCTCTATTACAAGGAGGGGATACCGACTTTTCAGGGGATCAATTCCGACTGGACACCAGTCACTTATTGCCAGATGCTTACTTGGCTTTTCCCATGATTTTAGTAGCGCAGACCTTGGCCCTCTTAACGGCGGTTACATTAGGGAATTTCCCTGATACTCCATCTGCGACAGGAACGGTTAATCGTGTGGTCAAAGGGGTCACCATTCACCCTTACCCTAGCAAGTAG
- a CDS encoding C69 family dipeptidase, with protein MACTTILVGKKASYDGSTMVARTEDSQNGDFTPKKMVVVKPEDQPRHYRSVLSTFEIDLPDNPMAYTSVPDALGKDGIWAEAGVNEVNVAMSATETITTNSRVLGADPLVTSGIGEEDMLTLVLPYIRSAREGVLRLGAILEDYGTYESNGVAFSDEHDIWWLETIGGHHWIARRVPDDAYVTNPNQFGIDHFEFNNPEDYLCSADLKDFIETYHLDLTYSHEHFNPRYAFGSQRDKDCHYNTPRAWVMQKFLNPEIVQDPRSFALPWCQKPYRKITVEDVKYVLSSHYQDTVYDPYGSEGTPVSKKAFRPIGINRTSQTAILHIRPDKPKEIAAIQWMAYGSMPFNTMVPFFTQVKTIPDYVANTQENVSTDNFYWTNRLIAALADSHYNHHETDLNNYLEETMAKGHAMLHAVEAELLAGETVDLEEENQKMSDYVQGETQTLLNKILFDASNLMTNRFSLSD; from the coding sequence ATGGCATGTACAACTATACTTGTTGGTAAAAAGGCATCTTATGATGGCTCAACCATGGTTGCTCGAACAGAAGATTCTCAAAATGGAGATTTCACGCCTAAAAAAATGGTTGTGGTGAAACCAGAAGATCAACCGAGACATTACCGTTCGGTCTTGTCTACTTTTGAAATTGATTTACCCGACAACCCCATGGCCTATACCTCAGTTCCAGATGCGCTTGGTAAAGATGGTATCTGGGCAGAAGCAGGTGTGAATGAAGTTAATGTGGCTATGTCAGCAACCGAAACCATTACTACTAATTCCCGTGTTTTAGGGGCTGATCCATTGGTAACATCAGGGATTGGTGAGGAAGATATGTTGACTTTAGTGCTTCCTTATATTCGTTCCGCCCGCGAAGGGGTGTTGCGTCTAGGGGCTATTCTGGAAGACTATGGCACCTATGAGTCAAATGGTGTTGCCTTCTCAGATGAGCATGACATTTGGTGGTTGGAAACTATTGGTGGTCATCACTGGATTGCTAGAAGAGTACCAGATGATGCCTATGTCACCAATCCCAATCAATTTGGAATTGACCATTTTGAATTTAACAACCCTGAAGATTATTTATGCTCTGCCGATTTAAAAGACTTCATTGAAACCTATCATTTGGATTTGACTTATAGTCATGAACATTTTAACCCACGCTATGCCTTCGGTAGTCAACGCGATAAAGATTGCCACTATAATACACCACGTGCTTGGGTCATGCAAAAATTCTTAAACCCAGAAATCGTGCAAGACCCGCGCAGCTTTGCCCTTCCTTGGTGTCAAAAACCTTACCGTAAAATCACGGTGGAAGATGTCAAATATGTGTTGAGCAGTCATTATCAGGACACGGTTTATGACCCTTACGGTTCAGAAGGAACTCCTGTCAGTAAGAAAGCCTTTCGACCTATTGGCATTAACCGTACCAGTCAAACTGCTATTTTACACATTCGTCCTGATAAACCTAAAGAAATCGCTGCTATTCAATGGATGGCTTACGGGTCAATGCCTTTTAATACCATGGTACCTTTCTTTACCCAAGTTAAGACCATTCCGGATTATGTTGCTAACACTCAGGAAAATGTTTCTACCGACAATTTCTATTGGACCAATCGTTTGATTGCAGCTTTGGCGGATTCTCACTATAATCATCATGAAACTGATTTGAACAACTACTTGGAAGAAACCATGGCTAAAGGTCATGCCATGCTACATGCTGTGGAAGCAGAGTTATTGGCTGGTGAAACAGTCGATTTGGAAGAGGAAAATCAAAAAATGAGTGACTATGTTCAAGGAGAAACGCAGACGCTTTTGAACAAGATTCTCTTTGATGCTAGTAATTTAATGACCAATCGTTTCAGTTTGAGCGATTAA
- a CDS encoding glycoside hydrolase family 35 protein, with translation MKRFQVKEVFYLDGKPFKILSGAVHYFRIVPDSWYRVLYNLKALGFNTVETYVPWNLHEPQKGQFYFEGLADLETFLDMAKDLGLYAIVRPSPYICAEWEFGGLPAWLLEEPCRVRSRDKVYLDHVAAYYDVLLPKLAKRQLDRGGNILMFQVENEYGSYGEDKQYLRALKDMMRERGIEAPLFTSDGPWESALEAGNLVADDCLVTGNFGSKSAENVASLRAFMSKHGKEWPIMCMEFWLGWFNRWGEAIIRRDPQETVDAIMAMIEQGSINLYMFCGGTNFGFMNGSSARLQKDLPQVTSYDYDALLDEAGNPTLKYSLLQKALKDTYPDLAFSEPLVSPSMAIGPIPLTEKVSLLTTLKNVSGITESFYPQSMEALRHPLGYVLYRTVLSKYVDQERLRIIDARDRVQVFLDDRRVQTQYQEDIGQGILVTLSKQQSQLDILVENMGRVSYGHKLTAPSQHKGLGRGVMADLHFIGQWEQIPIDFQTLSWVDFSQDWIEGLPSFYAYEFDCQAPADTYIDLSQFGKGIALINGFHLGRFWQKGPILSLYLPKGLLQKGKNRLVIFETEGQYSETLQLTKTPIYQTIKGEEGWQL, from the coding sequence GTGAAACGATTTCAAGTTAAAGAGGTGTTTTACCTTGATGGGAAACCCTTTAAAATCTTATCTGGAGCTGTTCATTATTTTAGAATTGTTCCAGACAGTTGGTACCGTGTCTTGTATAATCTGAAGGCCTTAGGATTTAATACGGTTGAGACTTATGTGCCGTGGAACCTGCATGAACCACAAAAGGGTCAGTTTTATTTTGAAGGCCTTGCTGATTTAGAAACTTTTCTAGATATGGCCAAGGATTTAGGTTTATATGCGATTGTAAGACCCTCTCCTTATATTTGTGCGGAATGGGAATTTGGCGGTTTACCTGCTTGGTTGTTAGAAGAGCCATGCAGAGTTCGTTCACGAGATAAGGTCTATTTGGACCATGTGGCAGCTTACTACGATGTGCTTCTTCCCAAATTAGCCAAACGTCAACTGGACCGAGGTGGTAATATCCTCATGTTTCAAGTGGAAAATGAATATGGCTCTTATGGAGAGGACAAACAGTACCTCCGTGCCTTAAAAGACATGATGCGAGAACGAGGTATTGAGGCGCCCTTATTCACTTCTGATGGTCCATGGGAAAGTGCTTTAGAAGCAGGAAATCTTGTGGCAGATGATTGTTTAGTCACTGGGAACTTTGGTTCCAAATCTGCTGAAAACGTGGCCAGCCTTAGGGCATTTATGTCTAAACATGGCAAGGAATGGCCCATCATGTGCATGGAATTTTGGCTGGGCTGGTTTAATCGATGGGGTGAGGCTATCATTCGAAGAGATCCTCAAGAAACCGTCGATGCCATTATGGCCATGATTGAACAAGGAAGTATCAACCTTTATATGTTCTGTGGCGGGACCAATTTTGGGTTTATGAATGGCTCATCAGCCAGACTGCAAAAGGATCTCCCGCAAGTAACTTCCTACGATTACGATGCCCTACTAGATGAAGCAGGAAATCCGACACTTAAATATAGTCTCTTGCAGAAAGCCTTAAAAGATACCTACCCAGATTTAGCATTTTCAGAACCGCTGGTCAGTCCTAGCATGGCTATTGGACCAATTCCTCTTACGGAAAAAGTAAGTTTATTGACGACACTCAAAAATGTAAGCGGTATCACGGAAAGCTTTTACCCTCAGTCTATGGAAGCTTTGAGGCACCCTTTAGGTTATGTCTTATATCGCACAGTCCTCTCGAAATATGTTGACCAAGAAAGGTTGCGAATCATTGATGCTAGAGACCGTGTTCAGGTATTCTTGGATGATAGGCGAGTCCAAACCCAGTATCAAGAGGACATTGGACAGGGTATTTTGGTGACGCTTTCCAAGCAGCAGTCTCAACTAGACATTTTAGTTGAAAACATGGGCCGGGTCAGTTATGGTCACAAGTTGACTGCTCCCAGTCAACACAAAGGGCTAGGGCGTGGCGTAATGGCTGATTTACATTTTATAGGGCAGTGGGAACAGATTCCTATAGATTTTCAAACGTTGTCATGGGTAGATTTTTCACAGGATTGGATTGAGGGACTCCCGAGTTTTTATGCCTATGAGTTTGACTGCCAAGCGCCAGCTGATACTTATATTGACCTGAGTCAATTTGGCAAAGGGATTGCTCTAATCAACGGCTTTCATTTGGGTAGATTTTGGCAAAAAGGTCCTATTTTATCCCTCTATTTACCAAAAGGATTGTTACAGAAAGGAAAGAATCGCTTAGTAATTTTTGAAACCGAAGGGCAATATAGTGAGACCCTTCAGTTAACCAAGACCCCCATTTATCAAACTATAAAAGGAGAAGAAGGATGGCAATTGTAG
- a CDS encoding zinc ABC transporter substrate-binding protein AdcA: MKKKILLMMSLISIFFAWQLSQAKQVLAEGKVKVMTTFYPVYEFTKGVIGNDGEVSMLMKAGTEPHDFEPSTKDIKKIQDADVFVYMDDNMETWVSDVKKSLKSKKVTIVKGTGNMLLVAGAGHDHHHEHEDVDKKHDHDEHGEEGHSHAFDPHVWLSPYRSITVVENIRDSLVKAYPEKAEDFKANAATYIEKLKELDKDYTAALSDAKQKSFVTQHAAFGYMALDYGLNQISINGVTPDAEPSAKRIAALSKYVKKYGIKYIYFEENASSKVAKTLAKEAGVKAAVLSPLEGLTEKEMKAGQDYFTVMRKNLETLRLTTDVAGKEILPEEDTTKTVYNGYFKDKDVKDRQLSDWSGSWQSVYPYLQDGTLDQVWDYKAKKSKGKMTAAEYKDYYTTGYKTDVEEIKINGKKKTMTFIRNGKKKTFTYKYAGKEILTYPKGNRGVRFMFEAKEPDAGEFKYVQFSDHAIAPEKAEHFHLYWGGDSQEKLHKELEHWPTYYGSDLSGREIAQEINAH; this comes from the coding sequence ATGAAAAAGAAAATTCTTTTAATGATGAGTTTAATCAGTATCTTTTTTGCTTGGCAACTTAGTCAGGCAAAACAAGTCTTAGCAGAAGGTAAAGTTAAGGTCATGACAACTTTCTACCCTGTTTATGAATTTACCAAGGGGGTTATTGGTAATGATGGTGAGGTTTCCATGCTTATGAAAGCAGGAACAGAACCTCACGATTTTGAGCCTTCTACAAAAGACATTAAAAAAATTCAAGATGCAGATGTATTTGTTTATATGGATGACAATATGGAAACTTGGGTTTCTGATGTTAAAAAATCATTGAAATCTAAAAAAGTGACCATCGTGAAGGGAACTGGCAACATGTTGCTAGTAGCAGGAGCTGGACATGACCATCACCATGAGCATGAGGATGTTGACAAAAAGCATGACCATGACGAACATGGTGAAGAAGGACACAGCCATGCTTTTGACCCACACGTGTGGTTGTCACCCTACCGTAGCATTACTGTTGTGGAAAATATCCGCGACAGCTTGGTAAAGGCTTACCCAGAAAAAGCAGAGGATTTCAAAGCCAATGCCGCTACCTATATTGAAAAATTAAAAGAGCTTGACAAAGACTATACGGCAGCACTTTCAGATGCTAAGCAAAAGAGCTTTGTGACACAACACGCGGCATTTGGTTATATGGCACTTGACTATGGCTTAAATCAAATTTCTATTAACGGTGTCACACCAGATGCAGAACCATCAGCAAAACGTATTGCAGCTTTGTCAAAATACGTTAAAAAATATGGCATCAAATATATTTACTTTGAAGAAAATGCTTCAAGTAAAGTCGCAAAAACCTTAGCTAAAGAAGCAGGTGTAAAAGCGGCTGTACTTAGTCCGCTTGAAGGTTTGACTGAAAAAGAAATGAAAGCTGGACAAGATTACTTTACTGTTATGCGTAAGAACCTTGAGACCTTACGCTTAACCACTGATGTGGCTGGTAAAGAAATTCTTCCAGAAGAAGATACCACTAAGACAGTTTACAATGGTTACTTCAAAGACAAAGATGTCAAAGACCGTCAATTATCTGACTGGTCAGGTAGCTGGCAATCTGTTTACCCATACCTACAAGATGGTACTTTAGACCAAGTTTGGGACTACAAGGCTAAAAAATCTAAAGGTAAAATGACAGCAGCCGAATACAAAGATTACTATACTACTGGCTATAAAACTGATGTGGAAGAAATCAAAATTAATGGTAAGAAAAAGACCATGACCTTTATCCGTAATGGTAAAAAGAAAACCTTCACTTACAAATACGCTGGCAAAGAAATCTTGACTTATCCAAAAGGAAATCGCGGGGTTCGTTTCATGTTTGAAGCTAAAGAACCAGATGCTGGCGAATTCAAATACGTCCAATTCAGTGACCATGCCATTGCTCCTGAAAAAGCAGAGCATTTCCACCTATACTGGGGCGGGGACAGTCAAGAAAAATTACATAAAGAGTTAGAACATTGGCCAACTTATTATGGTTCAGACTTGTCTGGTCGTGAAATTGCCCAAGAAATCAATGCTCATTAA
- a CDS encoding GntR family transcriptional regulator, with protein MKRPKYQLIKEELQSQILSDHYHVGDKFFTEAELLERFQVSSITIIQALKELEKEGFINRKQGLGSFIARTRREKLVQFAYLDSLEKQIETIRVLSLTKGNDPYYLKLLELHKTEYYYILTRERTINGKPYLYQLSYIPHDYLLSEEADLDAYQSLYKRFFLDFNIRMANQTFHQETCLTNQMPPAVKAFFKLADASPCVLQTKLTRFKDNQRILEYATVYKHWECFKYQISSSDYH; from the coding sequence ATGAAACGTCCTAAATACCAATTAATCAAAGAAGAATTACAAAGTCAGATTTTATCTGATCACTACCATGTCGGTGATAAATTTTTTACAGAAGCTGAATTGCTTGAGCGTTTTCAGGTCAGCTCCATTACCATTATTCAAGCACTGAAAGAGTTAGAAAAAGAGGGATTCATCAATCGTAAACAAGGACTCGGTAGTTTTATTGCCCGAACACGCAGGGAAAAACTGGTGCAATTTGCCTACCTGGATAGCTTGGAAAAACAGATAGAAACCATCCGTGTCCTTAGTCTTACTAAGGGCAATGACCCTTACTACTTAAAGTTACTTGAATTGCATAAAACGGAATACTATTACATTTTGACGAGAGAACGTACCATCAATGGCAAACCCTACCTTTACCAACTGTCTTATATTCCTCACGACTACTTGCTGTCAGAAGAGGCTGATTTAGACGCTTATCAATCACTTTACAAACGCTTTTTTCTCGACTTTAATATCCGAATGGCTAATCAGACCTTCCACCAAGAAACTTGCCTAACCAACCAAATGCCGCCAGCCGTTAAAGCCTTTTTCAAACTGGCTGATGCCAGCCCTTGTGTGCTTCAAACCAAATTAACTCGCTTTAAAGATAACCAGCGTATTCTTGAATATGCTACAGTCTATAAACACTGGGAATGTTTTAAATACCAAATCTCTTCAAGTGATTATCATTAA
- the lacD gene encoding tagatose-bisphosphate aldolase: MHQLSETKKAYLEKVSHRGIISALAFDQRGALKRMMAAHQETEPRVGQMEALKVLVSEELTPYASSILLDPEYGLPATKVRDESAGLLLAYEKTGYDATTTSRLPDCLGEWSVKRLKEAGADAIKFLLYYDVDGNEQINLQKQAYIERIGSECTAEDIPFFLEILSYDENIADNSSAAFAKVKAHKVNGAMKVFSEERFGIDVLKVEVPVNMAYVDGFAKGEVLYSQAEAAQAFRDQEAASHLPYIYLSAGVSAQLFQETLRFAAAAGAKFNGVLCGRATWSGAVPVYIKEGEEAARNWLRTEGFQNIDELNKVLEETASPWTDKIITPCT; encoded by the coding sequence ATGCACCAATTATCAGAAACTAAAAAAGCTTATTTAGAAAAAGTCAGCCATCGTGGCATTATTTCGGCCTTAGCCTTTGACCAACGCGGTGCCCTAAAACGCATGATGGCAGCCCATCAGGAAACAGAACCAAGGGTTGGGCAAATGGAAGCCCTCAAGGTTTTGGTGTCAGAGGAGTTGACTCCCTATGCCTCCTCCATTTTGCTGGACCCTGAATATGGTCTACCAGCAACTAAGGTCCGTGATGAGAGTGCAGGCTTGCTTTTGGCCTATGAAAAAACAGGCTACGATGCCACAACGACCAGTCGCTTACCTGATTGTCTGGGAGAATGGTCCGTTAAGCGATTGAAAGAAGCTGGGGCAGATGCCATCAAATTTTTACTCTACTATGATGTGGATGGCAATGAACAGATTAACCTGCAAAAACAGGCCTACATTGAACGTATCGGTTCTGAGTGCACGGCAGAAGATATTCCTTTCTTTCTGGAAATATTGAGTTATGACGAAAACATTGCAGACAATAGCAGCGCAGCTTTTGCCAAGGTGAAAGCCCATAAGGTCAACGGGGCAATGAAGGTATTCTCTGAGGAACGGTTTGGCATTGACGTATTGAAGGTGGAAGTCCCTGTTAACATGGCCTATGTGGACGGTTTTGCTAAAGGAGAAGTGCTTTATAGTCAGGCTGAAGCTGCCCAAGCCTTTCGAGATCAGGAAGCGGCTAGCCACCTGCCTTATATTTATTTGAGTGCAGGCGTATCTGCCCAACTCTTCCAAGAGACCTTGCGATTTGCGGCGGCAGCAGGTGCTAAATTCAATGGGGTGCTTTGTGGACGAGCCACCTGGTCAGGGGCTGTGCCAGTTTATATTAAAGAGGGCGAAGAAGCTGCTAGGAATTGGTTACGTACCGAAGGTTTCCAAAATATTGACGAGTTGAACAAGGTACTCGAAGAAACAGCTAGTCCTTGGACTGATAAAATCATCACTCCTTGTACCTGA
- a CDS encoding GntR family transcriptional regulator, translating into MPKEQPLYLQIVDALEVKIRKSMTANDKLLSERELSDLYGVSRITIRLALKELELRGLIYKKQGKGTYVSGIKEPATDLSSTYSFTEQMKKMGKIPKTEILSFEQYQVTPYLSGLLELDANTEVFELERLRIADDMPLMFERSYIPAQPFQGLSIAHLTRKPLYDVFAEDYQETIRFAEEEFYASIALDYEAGLLGIKKGDPVLHIIRKTYNDKNRLIEFTFSIARADQFRYRVQHHPNG; encoded by the coding sequence ATGCCAAAAGAACAACCACTCTATTTACAGATTGTTGATGCCTTAGAAGTGAAAATCAGAAAGAGTATGACAGCCAACGATAAGTTATTGTCAGAACGAGAATTGAGTGACCTTTACGGTGTTAGCCGTATCACGATTAGACTAGCTCTTAAAGAATTGGAATTACGGGGTTTAATTTATAAAAAACAAGGCAAGGGGACTTATGTTTCAGGAATCAAAGAACCCGCCACTGATTTATCAAGTACTTATAGCTTTACAGAGCAAATGAAAAAAATGGGGAAAATTCCTAAAACAGAGATTCTTTCTTTTGAACAGTATCAGGTAACGCCTTATTTGTCTGGTCTCTTGGAGCTTGATGCCAATACAGAAGTTTTTGAATTAGAGCGCTTAAGGATTGCAGATGACATGCCTTTAATGTTTGAACGATCGTATATCCCTGCGCAGCCTTTTCAGGGGTTAAGCATTGCGCACTTGACGCGTAAGCCTTTGTACGATGTCTTTGCAGAGGATTATCAAGAGACAATTCGTTTCGCAGAGGAAGAATTTTATGCCAGCATTGCCTTGGATTATGAAGCAGGTCTCTTAGGCATCAAAAAAGGAGATCCTGTCTTACATATTATTCGTAAAACTTATAATGATAAAAATAGGTTAATTGAATTTACCTTCAGCATTGCTAGGGCAGATCAGTTTAGGTATCGGGTGCAACATCACCCTAATGGTTAA